From a region of the Mercurialis annua linkage group LG1-X, ddMerAnnu1.2, whole genome shotgun sequence genome:
- the LOC126680219 gene encoding ABC transporter G family member 39-like — MAEAIAGEDLARTRSSGSRRSSFTSPSRRSWTDGHDVFRRSERREDDEEELRWAAIERLPTYERLRKGMLRQVVDNGGVIQISEFDVRKLGMQDKKQLMESILRDAEDDNEKFLLRLRERTDRVGIEIPKIEVRYEHLSVEGDVRVGSRALPTLLNVTLNSIESVLGWIGLAPSKKRKIRILQDVSGIVKPSRMTLLLGPPGAGKTTLLLALADKLDKDLRKSGRITYCGHELHEFIPQRTCAYISQHDVHHGEMTVRETFDFSGRNLGVGTRYDMLVELSRREKAAGIKPDPEIDAFMKATAMSGQKTSLVTDYIIKLLGLDICADTLVGDQMRRGISGGQKKRVTTGEMLVGPAKVLLMDEISTGLDSSTTFQICRFMRQMVHIMDVTMIISLLQPAPETFELFDDIILLSDGQIVYQGPCGNILEFFEYMGFKCPERKGVADFLQEVTSQKDQEQYWHNKDQPYTFVSVPDLVEGFSSFHIGQQLESDLSVAYDKERAHPAAVVMDKYGISNWELFKACFSREWLLLKRNSFIYIFKTVQITIMSIIAFTMFLRTEMEVGTVADGQRFFGALFFSLINVMFNGMAELALTIFRLPVFFKQRDFLFYPAWAFALPIWVLRIPLSLLESGIWICLTYYTIGFAPSATRFFRQFLAFFGIHQMALSLFRFIAAVGRTEIVASTLGSFTLLLVFLLGGFVIARDDITPWMVWGYYVSPMMYGQNAIVMNEFLDDRWSAPNPDPRIDAPTVGKVLLKARGFFIDDYWFWICIGALFGFSILFNILFMAALTYLNPLGDSKAVIANKDKKDDSHSRKHGEEGTDMEIRNSSDGSAAASFLTKRGMVLPFQPLSLAFNHINYFVDMPSEMKKEGVPEKRLQLLQDVSGSFRPGVLTALVGVSGAGKTTLMDVLAGRKTTGYIEGTLSISGYPKNQATFARISGYCEQNDIHSPHVTVYESLLYSAWLRLSKDVDTETRKMFVEEVMELVELNPIRDALVGLPGVNGLSTEQRKRLTIAVELVANPSIIFMDEPTSGLDARAAAIVMRTVRNTVDTGRTVVCTIHQPSIDIFESFDELLLMKRGGQVIYAGPLGRNSHKLIEYFEAIPGVPKIKEGYNPATWMLDISTTSFETQQNVDFADIFANSNLYKRNQELIKELSTPPSGSKDLYFPTKYSQALIVQCKACFWKQHWSYWRNPQYNAVRFLLTVIIGIIFGLIFYNKGKKVSKQQDLMNLLGAIYSAVFFLGACNTSSVQPVVAIERTVFYRERAAGMYSALPYAFAQAAIEVIYVAIQTFIYCLILFSMIGFEWKVGNFLWFFYFFSTSFLYFTMYGMMVVALTPNHQIAAIAMSFFIALWNLFSGFIIPRMLIPIWWRWYYWACPLAWTIYGVVISQLGNLETLVQVPGAGNVSVKDFLKESFGFEHNFLPVVAVMHVVWVLLFFFVFAYGIKFFNFQKR; from the exons ATGGCGGAGGCGATAGCAGGAGAAGATTTAGCGAGAACGAGATCGTCCGGAAGCCGGAGGAGTAGTTTTACTTCGCCCAGCAGGCGGAGCTGGACAGATGGACATGACGTGTTTAGGCGGAGTGAAAGAAGAGAAGACGACGAGGAGGAGCTCCGGTGGGCGGCGATAGAGCGGTTACCGACGTATGAGAGATTAAGAAAAGGAATGCTGAGACAAGTAGTTGACAATGGAGGTGTTATTCAGATCAGTGAATTTGATGTTAGGAAACTTGGAATGCAAGATAAGAAACAGTTGATGGAAAGTATTTTAAGAGATGCTGAGGATGATAATGAAAAGTTTCTTTTGAGACTTCGAGAAAGAACTGATAG GGTGGGAATTGAGATTCCGAAGATCGAAGTCAGGTATGAGCATTTATCAGTGGAAGGAGATGTTCGTGTGGGAAGCAGAGCTCTTCCTACTTTGCTTAATGTTACTCTAAACTCAATAGAG AGTGTTCTTGGGTGGATCGGGCTTGCTCcatcaaagaaaagaaaaatcagaATTCTTCAAGATGTCAGTGGAATAGTCAAACCGTCCAG GATGACCCTGCTGCTTGGTCCTCCTGGTGCAGGGAAAACAACATTGTTGTTGGCACTTGCTGATAAACTTGATAAGGATCTAAGG AAATCAGGAAGAATCACGTACTGTGGTCATGAACTGCACGAGTTTATTCCTCAGAGAACTTGTGCTTATATTAGTCAGCATGATGTTCACCATGGAGAGATGACAGTAAGAGAGACATTTGATTTCTCTGGACGCAATTTAGGTGTCGGCACAAGATATGATATGCTGGTAGAACTTTCAAGACGAGAGAAAGCTGCAGGAATTAAGCCAGACCCTGAGATTGATGCATTCATGAAAGCCACAGCAATGTCAGGCCAAAAAACTAGTTTAGTAACAGATTATATTATCAAG TTACTTGGGTTGGATATTTGCGCGGATACTCTAGTTGGGGATCAGATGAGAAGAGGCATTTCAGGAGGACAAAAAAAGCGTGTGACCACTG GTGAGATGCTAGTGGGACCAGCTAAAGTACTTTTGATGGATGAAATATCAACGGGGCTGGACAGTTCCACTACTTTTCAGATTTGTAGATTCATGAGGCAAATGGTTCATATTATGGATGTAACCATGATCATATCTCTCTTGCAGCCAGCACCAGAGACATTTGAACTTTTTGATGATATTATTTTACTTTCAGATGGTCAGATTGTCTATCAAGGTCCATGTGGAAATATCCTAGAATTCTTCGAATATATGGGCTTTAAATGCCCTGAAAGGAAAGGAGTTGCTGATTTTCTGCAAGAAGTAACTTCCCAGAAGGACCAAGAACAATATTGGCACAACAAGGATCAACCTTATACATTTGTATCAGTTCCAGATTTGGTGGAAGGTTTCAGTTCTTTCCACATTGGCCAACAACTTGAATCAGATCTTAGCGTTGCATACGATAAAGAAAGAGCTCACCCTGCTGCAGTAGTGATGGATAAGTATGGAATTTCAAATTGGGAACTATTCAAGGCGTGCTTCTCACGGGAATGGCTGCTGTTGAAGCGAAATTCCTTTATCTATATATTCAAGACGGTCCAGATAACAATAATGTCAATAATTGCTTTCACTATGTTCCTGAGGACCGAAATGGAAGTGGGGACTGTTGCAGATGGACAGAGATTCTTTGGAGCTCTATTTTTTAGTCTAATTAATGTGATGTTTAATGGAATGGCGGAACTTGCATTGACCATTTTCAGGCTACCTGTCTTCTTCAAACAGAGGGACTTCTTATTCTACCCAGCATGGGCTTTTGCTTTACCAATATGGGTTCTTAGGATTCCATTGTCACTCTTGGAATCAGGAATATGGATTTGTCTAACATACTATACAATCGGTTTTGCTCCTTCTGCTACCAG GTTTTTCAGACAGTTCCTAGCATTTTTTGGTATACATCAGATGGCTCTGTCCCTCTTTCGGTTCATTGCTGCTGTTGGAAGAACAGAAATTGTTGCAAGTACACTTGGTAGCTTCACCTTGCTTTTGGTGTTTTTGCTTGGAGGATTCGTAATTGCCAGAG ATGATATTACACCGTGGATGGTATGGGGCTACTATGTTTCTCCTATGATGTATGGGCAGAATGCTATTGTCATGAACGAATTCCTAGATGACAGATGGAGTGCA CCTAATCCAGACCCCAGGATTGATGCACCTACAGTTGGCAAAGTCCTATTGAAAGCTCGAGGCTTCTTTATTGATGACTACTggttttggatttgtattggaGCACTATTTGGGTTCTCTATTCTATTTAACATCTTATTTATGGCAGCATTAACTTACTTGAATC CATTGGGAGATTCAAAAGCTGTCATTGCGAATAAAGATAAGAAGGACGATTCGCACTCACGAAAACATGGAGAAGAAG GTACTGATATGGAAATTAGAAATTCTTCAGATGGCTCTGCTGCTGCAAGTTTTTTAACAAAAAGAGGAATGGTTTTGCCCTTCCAACCCCTTTCACTTGCATTCAACCATATCAACTACTTTGTAGATATGCCTTCG GAAATGAAAAAGGAAGGTGTGCCAGAAAAGCGACTTCAACTGCTGCAAGATGTTAGTGGGTCTTTCAGACCAGGGGTATTAACAGCACTGGTGGGTGTAAGTGGTGCTGGAAAGACTACATTAATGGATGTTTTAGCTGGAAGAAAGACCACTGGGTATATTGAAGGAACTTTGAGCATCTCTGGTTACCCAAAGAACCAAGCAACATTTGCTCGTATAAGCGGTTATTGCGAACAGAATGATATCCATTCACCACATGTTACTGTCTATGAGTCTCTCCTGTATTCTGCCTGGCTCCGCCTATCTAAAGATGTAGATACAGAAACAAGAAAG ATGTTTGTTGAAGAAGTTATGGAGTTGGTTGAGCTAAATCCTATAAGAGATGCCCTGGTTGGACTTCCAGGAGTAAATGGTCTATCAACAGAACAAAGGAAGAGGCTGACCATAGCCGTAGAATTGGTTGCTAATCCTTCAATAATCTTCATGGATGAACCAACTTCGGGTCTTGATGCCAGAGCCGCTGCCATTGTTATGCGTACTGTTAGAAACACTGTGGATACAGGTAGAACAGTTGTATGCACAATTCACCAGCCAAGCATAGACATTTTTGAGTCTTTTGATGAG TTACTGTTGATGAAAAGAGGTGGTCAAGTCATTTATGCCGGACCCCTTGGTCGCAATTCTCACAAGCTTATAGAATACTTTGAA GCCATTCCTGGAGTTCCCAAGATCAAGGAAGGTTACAACCCTGCCACATGGATGCTTGATATAAGTACTACTTCTTTTGAGACACAACAGAATGTGGATTTTGCAGACATTTTTGCCAACTCCAATCTTTACAA GAGGAATCAAGAACTTATCAAAGAGCTTAGCACTCCACCATCAGGCTCGAAGGATCTCTACTTCCCAACAAAGTACTCACAAGCATTAATTGTTCAATGCAAGGCATGCTTTTGGAAACAACATTGGTCTTACTGGAGAAATCCTCAATACAATGCTGTCCGATTCCTTTTGACAGTAATCATTGGTATTATATTCGGTCTCATCTTTTACAACAAAGGGAAGAAAGT ATCTAAACAACAAGATCTTATGAATCTCTTGGGAGCCATTTATAGCGCAGTATTTTTCCTCGGTGCATGCAATACTTCTTCTGTTCAACCTGTTGTTGCTATTGAAAGAACAGTTTTCTACCGGGAAAGAGCAGCTGGAATGTACTCTGCGCTGCCTTATGCATTTGCTCAG GCAGCAATAGAGGTGATATATGTAGCAATTCAAACTTTTATATACTGTCTGATCCTTTTCTCCATGATTGGGTTTGAGTGGAAAGTGGGAAACTTCTTGTGGTTCTTCTACTTCTTTTCCACCAGCTTCCTCTACTTCACAATGTATGGGATGATGGTTGTTGCTTTGACTCCAAATCACCAAATTGCTGCTATTGCTATGTCCTTCTTCATAGCCTTATGGAACCTCTTCTCCGGTTTTATTATTCCCAGGATG TTAATACCTATATGGTGGAGATGGTATTATTGGGCATGTCCTTTAGCCTGGACAATCTATGGAGTAGTGATATCTCAATTGGGTAATTTGGAAACTCTTGTCCAAGTACCCGGTGCTGGTAATGTCTCAGTTAAGGATTTTCTCAAAGAAAGTTTCGGGTTTGAGCATAATTTTCTTCCAGTTGTTGCTGTGATGCATGTTGTTTGGGTTCTcctcttcttctttgtttttgcATATGGTATCAAGTTTTTTAACTTCCAAAAACGATAA